In the genome of Deinococcus ruber, one region contains:
- a CDS encoding GNAT family N-acetyltransferase has translation MLRPYDPARDAADFLRLQNLASGHGVSLEAFLKAEASWPAHHIQQRAVSEQGGAVVGTVGLRSFDYVPPNWLLLTLAVDPAARRQGLGSELERWATAQATELRLDGLAANVLDTDPASRAWAERRGFALHAHRFASELDLTKPYPAAELPPTLRLRDMTNATEAEWNSLEALYGDLLTHTPDLAGQPRWTPEALRLALRDSPRLRPEWLLLALDERGETVGLCHGAPISTGIYNEFTAVLPGARGKGLARILKLELIRRAQVAGVQRMRTNNHASNAPMLRVNAALGFKALAGSWELRRALV, from the coding sequence ATGCTGCGCCCCTACGACCCTGCCCGCGACGCTGCCGACTTTCTGCGCCTTCAGAATCTGGCGTCCGGTCACGGCGTCTCGCTCGAAGCCTTTCTGAAGGCCGAAGCGAGCTGGCCTGCCCACCACATCCAGCAGCGGGCTGTGAGCGAGCAGGGCGGCGCGGTGGTGGGCACCGTGGGCCTGCGCTCGTTCGACTACGTGCCGCCGAACTGGCTGCTGCTGACGCTGGCCGTTGATCCTGCCGCCCGCAGGCAGGGACTTGGAAGCGAGCTGGAACGCTGGGCGACCGCGCAGGCCACCGAGCTTCGGCTGGACGGTCTGGCAGCCAATGTGCTCGATACAGATCCGGCGAGCAGGGCGTGGGCCGAACGCCGGGGCTTTGCACTGCATGCCCACCGCTTTGCCAGTGAGCTGGATTTGACAAAGCCGTACCCGGCAGCGGAACTGCCGCCGACTCTGCGGCTGCGCGATATGACGAACGCTACCGAGGCCGAGTGGAACAGCCTGGAAGCGCTGTACGGCGACCTGTTGACCCACACGCCCGACCTGGCCGGGCAGCCCCGCTGGACGCCGGAAGCGCTGAGGCTGGCGCTGCGAGACAGCCCACGCCTGCGCCCCGAGTGGCTGCTGCTGGCGCTTGATGAGCGCGGCGAAACGGTGGGCCTGTGCCACGGCGCTCCCATCAGCACGGGCATCTACAACGAATTCACGGCGGTGCTGCCGGGCGCACGCGGAAAGGGGCTGGCACGCATCCTCAAGCTCGAACTGATCCGCCGCGCTCAGGTAGCGGGCGTGCAGCGCATGCGAACCAACAACCACGCCAGCAACGCGCCGATGCTGCGGGTCAATGCCGCGCTGGGCTTCAAAGCGCTGGCCGGAAGCTGGGAACTGCGCCGCGCTCTGGTATAA
- a CDS encoding deoxynucleoside kinase, whose product MYVVVEGPIGVGKTSLSRRLAARYGAELSLEVVEENPFLARFYEHPETYAFQVQVFFLLSRFKQLSALAQGGLFAPAGNVVGDYLFAKDFIFAAMNLHDHEFELYRDLYAHLSPRLPTPDLVIYLRAETDVLLRRIEQRGRSYEQDMQADYLAELTTRYDDFFRTYPGRLLTIAADEIDFVGDAQHEAELMARIHEALSANSAAD is encoded by the coding sequence GTGTATGTCGTTGTCGAAGGCCCTATCGGGGTCGGAAAAACCAGCCTGTCCCGGCGGCTGGCGGCCCGCTACGGAGCCGAACTGAGCCTGGAAGTCGTGGAAGAAAACCCCTTCCTGGCGCGGTTCTATGAGCATCCCGAAACCTACGCCTTTCAGGTGCAGGTGTTCTTTCTGCTGTCGCGCTTTAAGCAGCTCAGCGCACTGGCGCAGGGTGGGCTGTTCGCTCCGGCGGGCAACGTGGTGGGCGACTACCTGTTCGCCAAAGACTTCATCTTTGCGGCCATGAACCTGCACGACCACGAATTCGAGCTGTACCGCGACCTGTACGCCCACCTCAGCCCGCGCCTGCCGACCCCCGACCTGGTGATCTATCTGCGGGCCGAAACCGACGTGCTGCTCAGGCGTATCGAGCAGCGGGGCCGCAGCTACGAACAGGACATGCAGGCCGACTATCTGGCAGAGCTGACCACCCGCTACGACGACTTCTTCCGCACGTATCCGGGAAGGCTGCTGACCATCGCGGCAGACGAGATCGATTTCGTGGGCGACGCGCAGCACGAGGCCGAGCTGATGGCCCGCATTCACGAGGCGCTGAGCGCAAACAGCGCGGCAGATTAG
- a CDS encoding deoxynucleoside kinase: MYIAISGNIGSGKSTLTGMLAARYGLTPVYEAFEENPYLQDFYADMRRYSFHSQVFFLSKRLSQHLTLVNGAERVIQDRTVFEDANVFARNLYEAGQMEERDWRTYGSLYGGILPALRTPDLLIHIDASLPVLRQRIVRRGRGYEQDIPDEYLSRLGRLYDTFVNAYHHSPLLRIPGDTVDFVADPEGFGWVCRQIEARGLREPMLR; this comes from the coding sequence ATGTACATCGCTATTTCAGGCAATATCGGCAGCGGCAAGAGCACCCTGACGGGCATGCTCGCGGCCCGCTATGGCCTTACCCCCGTCTACGAGGCCTTCGAGGAGAATCCGTACCTTCAGGACTTCTATGCCGATATGCGGCGCTACAGCTTTCACAGTCAGGTGTTCTTTCTGAGCAAGCGGCTGTCGCAGCATCTGACGCTGGTCAATGGAGCCGAGCGCGTGATTCAGGACCGCACGGTTTTCGAGGATGCCAACGTCTTTGCCCGCAACCTCTACGAGGCCGGGCAGATGGAAGAGCGCGACTGGCGCACCTACGGCAGCTTATACGGCGGCATCCTGCCCGCGCTCCGCACCCCCGACTTGCTCATTCATATCGACGCTTCGCTGCCGGTGCTGCGTCAACGCATCGTGCGCCGGGGCCGGGGCTACGAACAGGACATTCCCGATGAATACCTGTCGCGCCTAGGCCGCCTGTACGACACCTTCGTGAATGCCTATCATCACAGCCCGCTGCTGCGAATTCCCGGTGATACCGTGGACTTCGTGGCCGATCCAGAGGGCTTTGGGTGGGTCTGCCGCCAGATCGAGGCACGCGGCCTACGCGAACCGATGCTGCGCTGA
- a CDS encoding UDP-N-acetylmuramoyl-L-alanyl-D-glutamate--2,6-diaminopimelate ligase: MRLSALSHALNLPFPPGPDPEVTGVTHNAAWVLPGSVFVAIRGARFDAHSFLDDAAARGAVAVLGEGLPGETASSLPYLKVPSARAALADVAAILAGHPSQDLKVVGVTGTDGKTTTSWMTVHLLRAAGLSSGLLSTVGYQLPDGELHHFPAHFTTPEAPQVQQNLREQLGAGAQAVVLEASSHALALDRVRAVEWDVAIWTQLSSEHLDFHGTLEQYFADKRKLIERAPFAVLNADDPWTAQLVHLGPHVLYGEAQEADWRASDIREEPDGLRFTLSSPLGHAEAHLPMIGRFNVHNALAAMAAAARLGASLPQLLSGLSSFRGVPGRMELIPGGQGRRVVVDFAHTPPSLEKALSTLRATTPGRLFVVIGSAGGQRDPSKRAPLGEAAARLADHAIFTEEDSRDTPITDILTEMERGAAQTGRSNFESLPDRRDAIRRAVSLALSGDTVLLAGKGPEDTLERLHETVAWNETQEAADALAAHPL; the protein is encoded by the coding sequence ATGCGTCTTTCCGCCCTGTCCCACGCCCTGAATCTTCCCTTCCCGCCCGGCCCCGACCCCGAGGTGACGGGCGTGACCCACAACGCCGCCTGGGTGCTGCCCGGCAGCGTCTTCGTGGCGATTCGCGGCGCACGCTTCGACGCTCACAGCTTTCTGGACGATGCAGCGGCGCGGGGTGCGGTGGCGGTGCTGGGCGAGGGATTGCCCGGCGAAACGGCGTCTTCCCTGCCCTATCTGAAGGTGCCGAGCGCCCGCGCCGCGCTGGCCGACGTTGCCGCGATCCTGGCGGGCCACCCCAGCCAGGATTTGAAGGTAGTGGGCGTGACCGGCACCGACGGCAAAACCACGACGAGCTGGATGACGGTGCATCTGCTGCGGGCCGCCGGGCTGTCGTCGGGGCTGCTGAGCACGGTGGGCTACCAGCTGCCAGACGGCGAACTGCACCATTTCCCGGCGCACTTCACCACGCCCGAGGCTCCGCAGGTGCAGCAGAATCTGCGCGAACAGCTCGGGGCCGGAGCGCAGGCGGTGGTGCTGGAGGCCAGCAGTCATGCCCTGGCGCTCGACCGGGTGCGGGCGGTGGAATGGGACGTGGCGATCTGGACGCAGCTTTCGAGCGAGCATCTGGACTTTCACGGCACGCTCGAACAGTATTTTGCCGACAAACGCAAACTGATCGAACGTGCTCCCTTCGCCGTGCTGAATGCCGACGATCCCTGGACGGCGCAGCTTGTTCACCTGGGGCCGCATGTGCTGTACGGCGAGGCGCAGGAGGCCGACTGGCGGGCCAGCGACATCCGCGAGGAGCCGGACGGACTGCGCTTCACGCTGTCGTCACCGCTGGGCCACGCCGAGGCACACCTGCCGATGATCGGACGCTTCAACGTCCACAACGCGCTCGCGGCGATGGCGGCAGCGGCGCGGCTGGGGGCGAGTCTGCCGCAGCTTCTGAGCGGCCTTTCCAGCTTCCGGGGCGTGCCGGGCCGCATGGAACTGATTCCCGGCGGACAGGGGCGGCGGGTGGTGGTCGATTTCGCGCACACGCCGCCCAGCCTGGAAAAAGCCCTGAGCACCCTGCGGGCCACCACGCCGGGCCGCCTGTTCGTGGTGATCGGCTCGGCGGGAGGGCAGCGCGACCCGTCCAAACGTGCGCCGTTGGGCGAGGCAGCAGCGCGGCTGGCCGACCACGCCATCTTTACCGAGGAAGACAGCCGCGACACCCCCATCACCGACATCCTGACTGAAATGGAGCGCGGAGCCGCCCAAACCGGGCGCAGCAACTTCGAATCGCTGCCCGACCGCCGCGACGCCATCCGCCGCGCCGTCTCGCTGGCACTCAGCGGCGACACGGTGTTGCTGGCGGGCAAAGGGCCAGAAGACACGCTGGAGCGCCTGCACGAAACCGTTGCCTGGAACGAAACGCAGGAAGCGGCAGACGCGCTGGCAGCCCACCCGCTCTGA
- a CDS encoding NAD(P)H-dependent glycerol-3-phosphate dehydrogenase, which translates to MTVCILGAGGWGTALAAMLGLHGIESVLWARRPELAAELEQMRENRSYLPGVRLPPAVTVTSDLSAALSDQAWALLTVPSVGIPELLENLPRELGVVLCAKGLAPDGDRLSRLAQQMGFGRVAVLSGPNHAEEIGLGLPAATVIASSDAEWAAQVQAALMTPSLRVYTSPDVVGVELGGVLKNVIALAAGLIDGLGLGDNAKAAVMTRGLREMGHYLEAQGAQAQTVYGLSGLGDLVATAGSVHSRNRAAGEAIARGEHVQQGGKVVEGIRTAGLLNTWAQSHGHELPIVRAVARVVAGDCTPTQGVAELMGRRAKEEG; encoded by the coding sequence ATGACGGTCTGCATTCTGGGCGCGGGCGGCTGGGGCACTGCACTGGCAGCCATGCTGGGGCTGCACGGCATAGAAAGCGTGCTGTGGGCGCGTCGCCCGGAACTGGCTGCCGAACTGGAGCAGATGCGCGAGAACCGCAGTTATCTGCCGGGGGTGCGCCTGCCGCCCGCCGTGACGGTGACGAGCGATCTGAGCGCCGCGCTGTCGGATCAGGCGTGGGCGCTGCTGACGGTGCCGAGCGTGGGTATTCCAGAGCTGCTGGAAAATCTGCCGCGTGAGCTGGGTGTGGTGCTGTGCGCCAAAGGGCTGGCTCCCGACGGCGACCGTCTGAGCCGTCTGGCACAGCAGATGGGCTTCGGACGGGTGGCGGTGCTGAGCGGCCCGAATCACGCCGAAGAGATCGGGCTGGGGCTGCCTGCCGCCACCGTAATCGCCAGCAGCGACGCCGAGTGGGCCGCGCAGGTGCAGGCCGCCCTGATGACGCCCAGCCTGCGGGTGTATACCTCGCCCGATGTGGTGGGCGTGGAACTGGGCGGCGTGCTGAAAAACGTCATCGCGCTGGCGGCAGGCCTGATCGACGGGCTGGGGCTGGGCGACAATGCCAAAGCCGCCGTGATGACGCGGGGCCTGCGCGAGATGGGACATTATCTGGAAGCGCAGGGCGCTCAGGCGCAGACGGTGTACGGGTTGTCGGGGCTGGGCGATCTGGTCGCCACAGCGGGCAGCGTGCACTCGCGCAACCGGGCCGCCGGAGAGGCCATCGCGCGGGGCGAACACGTTCAGCAGGGTGGCAAGGTGGTTGAGGGCATCCGCACGGCGGGCCTGCTGAATACCTGGGCGCAGAGTCACGGCCACGAACTGCCCATCGTGCGGGCGGTGGCGCGGGTGGTGGCGGGCGACTGCACACCGACGCAGGGCGTGGCCGAACTGATGGGACGGCGGGCGAAGGAAGAGGGATAG
- a CDS encoding class I SAM-dependent DNA methyltransferase: MQRVPFSALASVYDAIMADIDYHEWAEFIATYAQDAGLSPASALDLACGTGALTAELQAMGLEVVGLDGSAEMLAVARSRLPNTELVHADLRDFELNRRFDLMTCVFDSLNNLTEPGDLGRSLARMAAHLTPGGLLAFDVNTRIGVRDLWEGEVLEGLAPLDDGREVHYHWSHHYDAATELGTVQAFCRIEGEEFVELHTERGYDVADLEPLLRAAGFASWECCEYPDYAEPWPETPRIWVFARTASAETT, encoded by the coding sequence ATGCAGCGAGTTCCCTTCTCGGCCCTGGCGAGCGTTTATGACGCGATCATGGCCGATATCGACTACCACGAGTGGGCCGAGTTTATCGCCACGTATGCCCAGGACGCGGGTCTGTCGCCTGCGTCTGCCCTCGATCTGGCCTGCGGAACGGGCGCACTGACCGCCGAATTGCAGGCGATGGGCCTGGAGGTGGTCGGGTTGGACGGGAGCGCCGAGATGCTCGCTGTGGCCCGCTCGCGGCTGCCGAACACCGAACTGGTACACGCCGACCTGCGAGACTTCGAGCTGAATCGCCGCTTCGACCTGATGACCTGTGTCTTCGACAGCCTGAACAACCTGACCGAGCCTGGCGATCTGGGCCGCTCGCTGGCCCGCATGGCCGCCCACCTGACCCCTGGCGGGCTGCTGGCCTTCGACGTGAACACCCGCATCGGGGTGCGCGACCTGTGGGAAGGCGAGGTGCTGGAAGGGCTGGCTCCGCTGGACGACGGGCGCGAGGTGCATTATCACTGGTCGCACCATTACGACGCCGCCACCGAACTGGGCACGGTGCAGGCGTTCTGCCGCATCGAGGGCGAGGAATTCGTGGAGCTGCACACCGAGCGCGGATACGATGTGGCCGATCTGGAGCCGCTGCTCCGGGCGGCGGGATTCGCGTCGTGGGAATGCTGCGAGTATCCCGACTACGCCGAACCCTGGCCGGAAACGCCGCGCATCTGGGTCTTTGCCCGCACAGCGTCAGCGGAGACGACATGA
- a CDS encoding O-antigen ligase family protein yields the protein MTLPFGIRRPASWHTWGSLLLVALWGWTTLPCLQVNPTFIFVHQSVPLPLVVASVVLVAAHWRSVPLVGWLWLLFGAVTALWSLSPGFTLLSIQWDAVLLGALVAGRLLWKLPALPLSITAATSGWASLSLVALGSRFYLSGSVMYIAAALAVPALSMYVALWWRQRRLLRLGSAVVAVVLLYVIGISASRAALLPTLLILGVAAWRLHGEGANWKQLSLGLLLLLGGVALIDALVFDHAVLQAIGLKTFDTLHKATQEGGNLETRLQMWEVAFHAFTTHPFGLGSGAYGDVFQSTQAWPVYYSRFVHNTFLETLASGGFLRFGALCWLLWQAFQHSWRSARWPVALALVGIWLNMCFDVTGNIPSTLLVAFLTVGLGLGANETVEIRATETSAQIRRATPTLAALSGLVVIAVTLAWWWPHDIQQQAIWRGMWPPAIASIPSSDREPLLTRAVSRFPDSIGLQKLWIASASGSQREQRLNTATQIIPYGDASFFLQLAQQQRQLGQSAAAAQTEALCRSHFGRLRSPLGLALTPGSISGTSLHDLCLKP from the coding sequence GTGACTCTTCCTTTCGGGATAAGGCGGCCTGCCTCCTGGCATACCTGGGGATCGCTGCTGCTCGTGGCTCTCTGGGGTTGGACGACTCTTCCATGCCTACAGGTCAATCCAACGTTTATTTTTGTACATCAGAGCGTTCCTCTGCCGCTCGTCGTTGCTTCTGTCGTACTGGTCGCGGCGCACTGGCGATCTGTGCCGCTGGTCGGCTGGCTGTGGCTGCTGTTCGGTGCAGTCACAGCACTCTGGAGCTTGTCACCGGGTTTTACCCTTCTGAGTATCCAGTGGGACGCAGTGTTGCTCGGCGCTCTGGTGGCTGGACGACTACTCTGGAAGCTCCCCGCCCTGCCCCTCAGCATCACGGCAGCTACGAGCGGCTGGGCAAGTCTGAGCCTCGTAGCGCTCGGCTCCCGTTTTTATCTGTCAGGGTCGGTCATGTATATCGCTGCTGCGCTGGCTGTTCCTGCACTGAGCATGTATGTGGCTCTGTGGTGGCGGCAGCGGCGACTGCTGCGCCTGGGTTCAGCCGTGGTTGCTGTCGTTCTGCTCTACGTCATCGGTATCAGCGCTTCACGGGCGGCCCTGCTGCCGACGCTCCTCATCCTTGGCGTGGCCGCGTGGCGTCTGCACGGCGAAGGAGCAAACTGGAAACAGCTGAGCCTGGGCCTGCTGCTGCTCCTGGGAGGCGTTGCCCTGATCGATGCCCTGGTGTTCGATCATGCGGTCTTGCAGGCCATCGGTCTCAAAACCTTCGACACGTTGCACAAAGCAACGCAGGAAGGCGGAAATCTGGAAACCCGGTTGCAGATGTGGGAAGTCGCCTTTCATGCCTTCACGACGCATCCTTTTGGTCTGGGCAGCGGCGCTTACGGCGACGTTTTCCAGTCGACCCAGGCATGGCCGGTGTATTACTCGCGGTTTGTTCACAACACCTTTCTGGAAACTCTGGCAAGCGGCGGGTTCCTGAGGTTCGGTGCACTGTGCTGGCTGCTCTGGCAGGCTTTTCAGCACAGTTGGCGTTCCGCACGCTGGCCGGTTGCTCTCGCCCTGGTCGGCATCTGGCTCAACATGTGTTTTGATGTCACCGGGAATATCCCCAGCACTCTCCTCGTTGCCTTTCTGACGGTTGGGTTAGGTCTGGGAGCCAATGAAACAGTGGAGATCAGAGCAACCGAAACATCGGCCCAGATCAGGCGCGCGACACCAACGCTGGCGGCCCTCTCCGGGCTGGTGGTCATTGCTGTCACGTTGGCCTGGTGGTGGCCTCACGACATCCAGCAACAGGCGATCTGGCGGGGGATGTGGCCCCCTGCAATAGCCAGCATCCCGAGCAGCGACCGTGAGCCACTCCTAACACGAGCGGTCAGCCGCTTTCCAGACAGCATCGGTCTGCAAAAACTCTGGATTGCCTCAGCTTCGGGATCGCAGCGGGAACAACGCCTGAATACAGCAACTCAGATCATTCCCTACGGCGACGCTTCGTTCTTTCTGCAACTGGCTCAGCAGCAGCGGCAGTTAGGACAATCAGCAGCGGCGGCGCAGACAGAAGCGCTCTGCCGCTCCCACTTCGGACGCCTGCGCTCACCGCTGGGACTGGCCCTGACACCGGGCAGCATTTCGGGCACCAGCCTGCACGATCTGTGTCTAAAACCATAA
- a CDS encoding prepilin-type N-terminal cleavage/methylation domain-containing protein, translating into MKNAKRTQGFTLIELLIVIAIIGILAAVLIPNLLNARKAANNTAASSLLRNAVTAAESYSSAYNARITADTKCTDATVLNLSTLPSSVTACQIKQTANGTYGYATSSNGVNYQFDGSAIVNNVATAGYPSSTP; encoded by the coding sequence ATGAAGAACGCAAAACGCACCCAGGGCTTTACCCTCATCGAGCTGCTGATCGTGATCGCGATCATCGGTATCCTCGCCGCCGTCCTGATCCCCAACCTGCTGAACGCCCGTAAGGCCGCGAACAACACCGCCGCCAGCAGCCTGCTGCGTAACGCCGTGACCGCCGCCGAGAGCTACAGCAGCGCCTACAACGCCCGAATCACTGCTGATACCAAATGCACCGATGCCACCGTCCTGAATCTCAGCACCCTGCCCAGCAGCGTCACTGCTTGCCAGATCAAGCAGACGGCCAACGGTACTTACGGCTACGCCACATCCAGCAACGGCGTCAACTATCAGTTCGACGGCAGCGCCATTGTTAACAATGTTGCTACCGCCGGCTACCCCTCCAGCACCCCCTGA
- a CDS encoding O-antigen ligase family protein, with translation MGDENLRVLNIVMYLFAALTIFFIFPQKNFVSTLYLPRLYILYLFALFVSITLFSFSSKGLSLYEYFRHKKTTFLLLICISYIVWINIADSMSFLPGYAFTGSEYLSFGGLALSSCLVVMLIYSKFIYINKIISLFSFSTLIVLIISFIEALGFHPLSHWINNSGLTYPAVTIGLRQHLAGWFAMMSLAPLYFWRNKPTDPRFWIWMCSGLLGVALCKNSGATVGVVIGLFGWLIVSKGMKNLKSWITTLFFLLAVFTIPPAVKYIGTAMGLQSYDTKSYTSTNTFSTRLLLWRSALRAGVEHPIFGWGDETFGWQVFEHLTEVEAQDLIRREAGVPSENRIVHSEGIFYSFPKNGKGKGKNGVVLFVRPHNFIFDELYSHGFVGLLILLAFIVVLVRAFPNTDRAMFIIGFLPYPLSLLTLFYVPTITPTFFILLGLALASSKISLTRVSTNSVD, from the coding sequence TTGGGAGATGAAAATTTGCGTGTTCTGAACATTGTAATGTATCTTTTCGCCGCTCTTACAATATTTTTTATATTTCCTCAGAAAAATTTTGTTTCGACTCTTTATCTACCACGTTTATACATCCTATATCTTTTTGCCTTATTTGTTTCTATTACATTATTTTCGTTTTCTTCAAAAGGACTGTCGCTATACGAATATTTTCGCCATAAGAAGACTACTTTTTTACTCTTGATATGCATATCCTATATTGTTTGGATAAATATAGCAGATTCAATGTCTTTTCTTCCGGGTTATGCATTTACTGGAAGTGAATACTTATCTTTCGGTGGTTTAGCGCTTTCTTCTTGTCTAGTAGTAATGCTAATTTATAGTAAGTTTATATATATAAACAAAATTATATCACTCTTTTCTTTTTCTACACTGATCGTTCTTATAATTTCTTTTATTGAAGCCCTTGGCTTTCACCCTCTTAGCCACTGGATCAATAATTCTGGCCTTACGTATCCTGCTGTTACTATTGGATTACGACAGCACCTAGCAGGGTGGTTTGCCATGATGTCTCTGGCACCGTTGTATTTTTGGCGAAATAAACCAACTGACCCAAGATTTTGGATATGGATGTGCAGCGGCTTATTAGGCGTGGCTCTTTGTAAAAATAGTGGAGCTACTGTAGGCGTCGTGATAGGGCTATTTGGTTGGCTGATAGTCTCAAAAGGTATGAAGAATCTAAAGTCATGGATTACAACGTTATTCTTTTTGTTGGCAGTTTTTACCATACCACCAGCCGTAAAATATATTGGAACCGCAATGGGGCTTCAATCATATGATACCAAAAGCTATACCTCAACGAACACGTTTTCTACTAGGCTCCTACTCTGGAGATCAGCCTTAAGAGCAGGAGTTGAGCACCCAATTTTTGGATGGGGAGATGAAACTTTCGGCTGGCAGGTCTTTGAACATCTGACTGAAGTTGAAGCACAAGATTTGATCAGAAGAGAGGCAGGGGTTCCGTCAGAAAATAGAATTGTGCACAGTGAAGGTATATTTTACAGCTTCCCAAAAAATGGGAAGGGAAAAGGGAAAAATGGCGTAGTCTTATTCGTAAGACCTCACAATTTTATATTCGATGAGCTATATAGCCACGGATTCGTAGGACTTTTAATCTTGCTAGCTTTTATAGTGGTTTTAGTAAGAGCTTTTCCCAACACTGATAGAGCAATGTTTATAATTGGATTCTTGCCATACCCTCTCTCACTATTAACACTTTTTTATGTGCCGACCATAACTCCTACCTTTTTTATTCTTCTGGGTCTGGCCCTAGCTAGTTCTAAAATCTCTCTGACAAGAGTATCCACGAATTCCGTTGATTAA
- a CDS encoding prepilin-type N-terminal cleavage/methylation domain-containing protein, with translation MSKTAGFTLIELLIVIAIIGILGAVLIPSLINARRSANNAAALSTTRNVVTVAETQRANAGDVIQYSSVTNCTPAMLAALPSNIQSCQVRQDSSGSYALVQSSTGAYFVFDGSTVKGPLVTAPTTW, from the coding sequence GTGAGTAAAACTGCTGGTTTCACTCTTATCGAGCTTCTCATCGTAATTGCCATCATCGGCATCCTAGGCGCCGTCCTCATTCCCTCACTGATCAATGCCCGCCGCTCTGCCAACAACGCTGCTGCCCTTTCAACCACACGTAATGTCGTTACCGTGGCCGAAACACAACGCGCCAATGCAGGCGACGTCATCCAGTACAGCAGCGTCACCAACTGCACCCCCGCAATGCTGGCCGCTTTACCGTCCAATATTCAGAGCTGTCAGGTACGGCAGGACAGCAGTGGCAGTTATGCTCTGGTGCAGTCCAGCACAGGAGCTTACTTTGTCTTCGACGGCAGCACTGTCAAAGGGCCGCTGGTAACTGCTCCGACAACCTGGTGA
- a CDS encoding DUF1802 family protein: MSLSALKEWDTQAQALALGQTAVILRKGGIMETHDGFEVEHRRFLLYPTFLHQNEVELRSEFRPLLRPDPAPGVLTLPAMAEVMQVWKVEDLGRALTLEPFQALNAAAIERRFHYRNRPWLHALLLRVSPLTTPLELEETPEMLGCVSWVPLPGVSVPESGVPVMPDADLEQLRTRLNALLLPD; the protein is encoded by the coding sequence ATGTCGTTGTCTGCCCTCAAAGAATGGGATACGCAGGCCCAGGCGCTTGCCTTGGGCCAGACCGCCGTGATTCTCCGCAAGGGCGGGATCATGGAAACGCACGACGGCTTCGAAGTGGAGCACCGCCGCTTCCTGCTATACCCGACGTTTCTGCACCAGAACGAGGTGGAGCTGCGCTCCGAGTTTCGCCCGCTGCTGCGCCCCGACCCGGCTCCCGGCGTGCTGACCCTGCCTGCTATGGCCGAGGTGATGCAGGTCTGGAAAGTCGAAGACCTCGGCAGGGCACTGACTCTGGAACCATTTCAGGCACTGAATGCCGCTGCCATCGAGCGACGATTTCATTACCGCAATCGCCCCTGGCTGCACGCCCTGCTGCTGCGGGTTTCACCGCTGACAACACCGCTGGAACTGGAGGAAACGCCGGAAATGCTCGGCTGCGTAAGCTGGGTGCCGCTGCCGGGCGTGTCGGTGCCTGAGTCGGGCGTGCCCGTGATGCCTGATGCCGACCTCGAACAGCTCAGGACGCGGCTGAATGCCCTGCTTCTGCCGGACTGA
- a CDS encoding RNA polymerase sigma factor: MADFDPSGPPDLPADLPVSLAFAETSLAETVLDGERLERLRGGDEAAWFELISAHEKRLYGYLYRLEGHAEEALELTQDVFYRAWRSIHTFRAGERLAPWLYQIARNTQIERHRRKQLQRFSLDEAHEEGGFEIRSGQRSPVQAAESADAQEKVQAALLQLPPEYREAVVLRFVEDLSYEEIAQIQDVALGTAKSRVFRAKARLSELLAGAADLIG; the protein is encoded by the coding sequence ATGGCGGACTTCGACCCTTCTGGCCCGCCAGACCTGCCCGCAGACCTCCCAGTCTCACTGGCCTTTGCCGAAACCTCACTGGCCGAGACCGTGCTGGACGGCGAGCGCCTGGAACGTCTGCGCGGGGGCGACGAGGCCGCGTGGTTCGAGCTGATCTCGGCCCACGAAAAACGGCTGTACGGCTATCTGTACCGCCTGGAAGGGCACGCCGAGGAAGCGCTGGAGCTGACGCAGGACGTGTTTTACCGCGCCTGGCGCAGCATTCACACTTTCCGGGCGGGCGAACGGCTGGCTCCGTGGCTGTATCAGATCGCCCGCAATACCCAGATCGAGCGCCATCGCCGCAAGCAGCTTCAGCGCTTTTCGCTCGATGAGGCACACGAGGAGGGCGGGTTCGAGATTCGCAGCGGGCAACGCAGCCCGGTGCAGGCCGCCGAAAGTGCAGACGCTCAGGAGAAGGTGCAGGCGGCGCTGCTTCAGTTGCCGCCAGAATACCGGGAAGCCGTGGTATTGCGCTTTGTCGAGGACCTGAGCTACGAAGAGATCGCCCAGATTCAGGACGTGGCGCTTGGAACTGCCAAAAGCCGGGTCTTCCGTGCGAAGGCGCGTCTGAGCGAACTGCTGGCGGGCGCGGCAGACCTGATCGGATGA